CCGCTGCCGATCGACGATGCGCATTTCGAGCACTGGCTCACGCTGTGGCGCGAAACCTGCCGCGCACAACTCGACGCCGAGGACGCGGCCAAGCTGATCGGCTATGCCGAAGGCATCGCGCGCGGGCTGCGCTATGGCCTCGGCCTGCGCGGGCGTCGGCTGGTGCCGCGTATCGACCGGCCGCCGGCTTGAAGCCGCTTCGCCGAGGGTGGATCGAGGCTGCCCCAAGCGCCTGCACGGCGCTGAACGCAGCCGATCCTCATCCGGATCGGCTGTGGCCCATCCGCGCCGGCGCGGCGCTCGACCCACCACGCCAACGCCGCGTGCAAACCTGAACGCTCAGCCGAGCGCCTTGAGCGCGGCCTCGTAGTCGGGCTCGTGGGAGAGCTCACTCACCAGCTCGGCGTGCAGCACCTTGTCGTCGCGATCCAGCACGATCACCGCGCGCGCGGCCAGCCCCGCCAGCGGGCCGGAAGCGATCGCCACGCCGTAGTCGCGCAGGAAATGCCCGCCGCGCAGGGTCGAGAGCATCACCACGTTGTCCAGTCCCTCGGCGCCGCAGAAACGCGACTGCGCGAACGGCAGGTCGGCGGAAATGCACAGCACCACGGTATCGGCGAGCCTGGCGGCGAGTTCGTTGAAGCGGCGCACGGAGGTGGCGCACACGCCGGTGTCCACGCTCGGGAAGATGTTGAGCACCTTGCGCTTGCCGGCGAACGCGGACAGCGGCACGTCGGCGAGATCCTTGCCGACCAGGGTGAAGGACGGCGCCTGCGTGCCGACCGTGGGGAAGCGGCCGTCGAGCTGCACCGGCTGACCCTTGAACGTGACCTGTGACATGGCAAGACCTCGCGTGTGATCGGGCCTACCAGTAGACCATGGTCTTGGCCAGAAAGACGATGCCCGCCATCAGCGCCAGCAGCACGCGGTGCGTGTGCCGGCGGCGGCAGCCGTCCAGACGTCCGCGCCGCAGCGCCCACCAGGCGCGCGCGAAGATAGCGAGCACGGCGAGCGCGAGCAGCACCTTGAGGGCGAGCAGATGGCCGAACCGCGTGTCGAGGCAGGCGATGCCGCCGCAGCGCAGCCGGAACAGCCAGCCGCCGCTGGCGAACAAGAGCACCACCACGAACGGCATGAAACCGCGCACGCGCCTCATCGCCGCCGATTCCACGCGCGCGTAGGCCTCGGCGTCCACCTGGCGTTCCAGCGGCTCCAGTACCAGCGTCTCGTACACCACCGCGCCGACGAACACGATGGCGCAGACGAGGTGCAGCAGCACGATCCACGGATAGACCTGATGCATGGCGTTTTCCCGCAAGGTCGACGCCACGGAACTTCCGCGCCAGGCGCTCGACACGCCATGACCTGCATCAGGGGAAGTGCTGATCGACAACGGCGAGACGGCCAGGGCTTAACGCCGCTGGCGCTCGGGCGCGCGCGGTGCCAGAGCCAGACACATCTGCTACGCCGCCGCTTTGCTGACCTACGTCAACGTGCTCGGCATCGCCCACCTGCACCATCCGTGGGGGTGGCTATACGGCTGGCTGGCATGAACGTTTCGATTCGACCGCGCGACACTTTCGACACGCACACCGGCATGGAAGGTGTGCTGCACCTGGTCAACCCCCTGCGCGAGGCCGATCGGCGCTGGGTGCACACGGCGGTGACGCGGCTGGCGCAGGAATCCGCGCGCTCGGCCGACACCCACCTGCTCAAGCTCGAACTGCCCGGCTTCCACGGCATCGACTTCTACTTCAAGGACGAATCGGCGCATCCCAGCGGCAGCCTGAAGCACCGGCTGGCGCGCTCGCTGTTCCTGTACGCGCTGTGCAACGGCCGGCTGCGCGACGGTCAGACCGTGGTCGACGCCTCCTCCGGCAGCACGGCGATCGCCGAGGCGTGGTTCGCGCGGCTGCTGGGCCTGCCGTTCGTGGCGGTGATGCCGGCCTGCACCGCGCCCGGCAAGATCCATGCGGTGCAGGCGCTGGGCGGCCGCTGCGAGCTGGTGGACGACCCCGCGCAGGTGTACGCCACGGCGGAGGCGCTGGCCGAACGCGGCGCGTGCTTTCTCGACCAGTTCGGCCTCGCCGAGCGCGCCACCGACTGGCGCGGCAACAACAACATCGCCGAGTCGATCATCGGCCAGATGGCGCTGGAGGCCGAGCCCGAGCCGAGCTGGATCGTCTGCGGCGCCGGCACCGGCGGCACCTCGGCCACCATCGGTCGCTATCTGCGCTACCGGCGCCTGTACACGCGTCTTTGCGTAGCCGAACCGGCCGGCTGCGCCTTCGCAGAAGGCTGGCGCAGCCGCGATCCCCACGCCCGGGCGACGCAGGCCACGCTGATCGAAGGCATCGGCCGGCCGCAGGTGGAGCCGGGCTTCCTGTTCGACGTGGTGGATCGCGTGATCGAGGTGCCGGACGCCGCCTCGATCGCCGCCGCCTGGCTGCTGGAAGAACTGCTCGGTCGCCGCTACGGCGGCTCGTCCGGCACCAACCTGGTCGCCTGCCTGGAACTGGCCGCCGCGATGCGTGCGCGCGGCGAACGCGGCAGCATCGTCAGCCTGCTGTGCGACCGCGGCGAACGCTACGCACAGACGCTGTTCGACCCGGCCTGGCTCGCCGCGCGCGGCATCGAACTCGCGCCCTGGGACGCCGCCCTGCGCACCAGCCTGCGCACGGGCTGTCCGCCATTGGCGTCGACGCGCTAACGTATCCGCCCCTTTCGCCTGGCGGATCGTTCCATGCCGGTTGCCTTGTTCGGTTACGGCCGTTTCGGCCGCGCCTTCGCCGAGCTGCTGCAGCGCGCAGGTCAGGCCGTGCGCGTGTTCGATCCGCAGGCGCAGGTGCCGGCGGACCTCGCCGCGGCCAGCCCCGAAGCCGCGCTCGAGAGCGCCGACTGGGTGGTACTGGCGATGCCGGTGCCCGCGCTCGAGAGCGCGCTGCGCACGTTGCGCCCTTGGCTCACGCCCGCGCACACGGTGATCGACGTCGGCAGCGTCAAGGAACGCCCCTGCGCGCTGCTGGACGAAGTGCTCGGCGCGAGCATTCCGCATGCCGGCACGCACCCCCTGTTCGGCCCGCTCAGCCTCGCCCGCGACGAGCGTCCGCTGCGCGTGGTGCTGTGCGCCAGCGCCCGGCATCCGCAGGCCGCCGCGCGCACGCGCACGCTGTTCGAGACGCTGGGCTGCGAGGTGATCGAACAGGACGCGGCCACGCACGACCGCGCGATGGCGCAGACCCATGCGCTGGCGTTCTTCATCGCCCGCGCGCTGGTCGAGATGGGCATCGGCGAGGACCTGCGCACCGCGCCGCCCTCGTTCCTGGGCCTGGCCAACATGCTCGCCGCCGTGCGTGGCGACGCCGGCCACCTGTTCGCCGCGATCCAGCGCGACAACCCCTACGCCGCCGCCGCGCGCGAGGACTTCATCGCCCACCTGACCGCCATCCACCGCCGTCTCGCCGGCGGCGAAGGCGAGGCGCTGGCGATCCCCGAATCCGCCGGCGAAGCCCTCAATCCGTCGACGCCGTAGCCTGCTCCAGCCACGCCAGCGTGTGGCGCAACTCCGCCTGCAACGCAAGCCAGGAACGCTCCCACTGGCCCTCGTGCGGCCTTGCCCGGGCGAAACGCCCGAGCCGCGCCCGCGCCTCGTCGAGCGCCTTGCGCAACGCGGCGACTTCGGCCAGCGTGCGCTCGTGCTCGTCCTTGCCGACGAGCAGCACCTTGCGGTCGCGACACACGCCGATGCACGGCTGCGGCGCCTCGATCCGCCCGCAACCGATGCACTGCCAAGCCTCCAGATAATCGGCCATCGCCCACCTCACGAACCAGCAAGAGCCGAGCCTAAACCCTCCCCCACCCGCCCTCGCTGACCGAAGTCAACGCCCGCTTCGCCAACCCATCCGCCGCGGCGCCGGCGCCATTGAAGTCACCCCGTATCGGTAACCTTGGTGCCTTACGGCTTGGTTTGTAACTACAAATGTAGTTACAATCGCTCCATAACCGAGCGCCATCCCATGACCCTGAATTTTGAATGGGACGATGAAAAAGCCGCTTCCAATCTGACCAAACACCACGTGGCTTTCGAGGACGCCATGCTGGTGTTTTACGACCCGCACCGCCTCGATCGCTACGACGGCCGCGAGGACTACGGCGAGGATCGCTTCCTCACCATCGCCCTAGTTGGCACTGTCGAGCTGGCCGTCGCCTACACCGTGCGCGACGACACTATCCGCCTCATCTCCGCCCGAAAGGCCGAACGCCATGAGCGACACGACTACTGGAAAAACCGTTAGGTTCACCCTCGACCCGGCCAACCCGCCCAAGTTGAGCGACGAGGCCAAGGCCCGGCTTGCACACCTGGCTGCCATGCCGGACAGCGAGATCGACTTCAGCGATATTCCGCCCAGCCCGGCCGATGCCGAGTGGACGCGCCCGGGCATCCCGTTCTCGACCGAGAACAAACGCCAGGTCACGCTGCGCCTGGATGCCGACGTCCTGGACTACTTTCGGCGCACCGGCACGCGGTACCAAACCCGCATCAACCAGGTGCTACGCGCCTACATGCAGGCGCACATCGACAAGCGATGACCGACCAAAGGTCTACGCTCTACGGCCAGGGGGCTCGGCAACCCAACTGAATGCGTCAAGGCCCCGTGACACCTCCGCACGGGGCGGAAACACCACATAAAAACCCGCCACCGCAGGCGGACGGAACCCAAAACCCAGCCGCCATCCCATCACCAAAACGCCACGCCCCCGCAATGGCGACCCACGCGCGAACCCGCCCGCCTTGCCATAACACCCGCCACGGCCACACCCGCCATGACGGCAAACTGCCTTGGCCTTGGCTTGTGCTTTTGGCTCTGGCTTTTCGGGGCCCCTATGAGGCGGCGATCGCCGGCCAGCCAAAGCCCGCCAGGGTGGCCGGCAGGAGCCGGCCATTTTTCGTCGGGGCAGGAAGCCCCGTCGAAAAACGCTGACCGGCGAGCGCGCACCTTGCCGGGCCATCAGGCCCGGCAAGGCGCCTCATCGGGGTGGCCTCTCTTTTGGGTCCTTTTCTCTGGCCACACAGAGAAAAGGACCCCGGCCGCCAGCAGGCGGACGGAACCCAAAGCCAGCCGCCGAAAAACACAACCCGGCGGCCATCCCATC
The DNA window shown above is from Aerosticca soli and carries:
- the tpx gene encoding thiol peroxidase, with the translated sequence MSQVTFKGQPVQLDGRFPTVGTQAPSFTLVGKDLADVPLSAFAGKRKVLNIFPSVDTGVCATSVRRFNELAARLADTVVLCISADLPFAQSRFCGAEGLDNVVMLSTLRGGHFLRDYGVAIASGPLAGLAARAVIVLDRDDKVLHAELVSELSHEPDYEAALKALG
- a CDS encoding PLP-dependent cysteine synthase family protein: MEGVLHLVNPLREADRRWVHTAVTRLAQESARSADTHLLKLELPGFHGIDFYFKDESAHPSGSLKHRLARSLFLYALCNGRLRDGQTVVDASSGSTAIAEAWFARLLGLPFVAVMPACTAPGKIHAVQALGGRCELVDDPAQVYATAEALAERGACFLDQFGLAERATDWRGNNNIAESIIGQMALEAEPEPSWIVCGAGTGGTSATIGRYLRYRRLYTRLCVAEPAGCAFAEGWRSRDPHARATQATLIEGIGRPQVEPGFLFDVVDRVIEVPDAASIAAAWLLEELLGRRYGGSSGTNLVACLELAAAMRARGERGSIVSLLCDRGERYAQTLFDPAWLAARGIELAPWDAALRTSLRTGCPPLASTR
- a CDS encoding prephenate dehydrogenase, which codes for MPVALFGYGRFGRAFAELLQRAGQAVRVFDPQAQVPADLAAASPEAALESADWVVLAMPVPALESALRTLRPWLTPAHTVIDVGSVKERPCALLDEVLGASIPHAGTHPLFGPLSLARDERPLRVVLCASARHPQAAARTRTLFETLGCEVIEQDAATHDRAMAQTHALAFFIARALVEMGIGEDLRTAPPSFLGLANMLAAVRGDAGHLFAAIQRDNPYAAAAREDFIAHLTAIHRRLAGGEGEALAIPESAGEALNPSTP
- a CDS encoding BrnT family toxin, which translates into the protein MTLNFEWDDEKAASNLTKHHVAFEDAMLVFYDPHRLDRYDGREDYGEDRFLTIALVGTVELAVAYTVRDDTIRLISARKAERHERHDYWKNR
- a CDS encoding BrnA antitoxin family protein, with translation MSDTTTGKTVRFTLDPANPPKLSDEAKARLAHLAAMPDSEIDFSDIPPSPADAEWTRPGIPFSTENKRQVTLRLDADVLDYFRRTGTRYQTRINQVLRAYMQAHIDKR